Proteins encoded together in one Ipomoea triloba cultivar NCNSP0323 chromosome 4, ASM357664v1 window:
- the LOC116017555 gene encoding phosphoglucan, water dikinase, chloroplastic, with product MDSLRALHCYSIANAKYAYPYRHIPSTRRGRSLGKLKFIEPRLILEPQGIPGSIMSRPTRGISSRIICGVSSVETREGEKKGKKKRSARENLKLKICLDHQVEFGEHIAILGSTKELGSWKKNVMMDWTEKGWVSEMEFKGGEPIEFKFVIVGKDKNLLWETGDNRVLKLPAGGSFEMVCQWNLTDKPLELLPLDSEGEYEAEVLADNGSVVTEDSTELDMQSSAFVEQWQGKAVSFVRSKDQLDMEKNRKWDTSGLAEIPLKLVEGDKNSRNWWRKLEVVRDLIVDNVESAHRLEALTYSAIYLKWINTGQIPCFEDGGHHRPNRHAEISRLIFRELERILGRKDATLQEILVIRKIHPCLPSFKAEFTASVPLTRIRDIAHRNDIPHDLKQDIKHTIQNKLHRNAGPEDLVATELMLERITKNPGEYSEAFIEQFKIFHHELKDFFNAASLGEQLESIRESLDEKSLSILSLFSESKKALDEMGEISNVSESGVIALLVNTLQSLNALREVVVKGLESGLRNDAPDAAIAMRQKWRLSEIGLEDYAFVLLSRFINSLENLGGAQWLVENVDPKNVSKWNNPIVGLMVGIHQLGFSGWKSEECEAIGNELLCWKQRGFLDMEGGEDGRKIWALRLKATLDRCRRLTEEYSEALLQLLPEKVQTLGKALGIPENSVRTYTEAEIRAGVVFQVSKLCTLLLKAVRRTLGSHGWDVLIPGDSYGKLIQVDRIVPGSLPSSETGPVILVVSKADGDEEVTAAGSNIAGVILLQELPHLSHLGVRARQEKVVFVTCEDDEEISNLQGLIGKYVRLDASSTGVKLNPSSQENSSSIRSVENSTEGSLTNMAVSNNSSSAVTNLTQVASTGGVVPLADADIQSSGAKAAACAHLASLSSASQKVYSDQGVPASFNVPTGAVIPFGSMEMALEQSKCMETFTSLVEQIETAQVEGGELDRLCNEIQELITSLKPPTNVIETLGSMFPGQTRLIVRSSANVEDLAGMSAAGLYESIPNVSPSNPIVFGHCVSRVWASLYTRRAVLSRRAAGVPQKDAAMAVLVQEMLSPDLSFVLHTLSPTDHDQNSVEAEIASGLGETLASGTRGTPWRLSSGKFDDKVQTLAFANFSEEMVVHGTGPADGEVIRLTVDYSMKPLTVDPVFRHQLGQRLGTVGFFLERKFGCPQDVEGCLVGKDIFIVQSRPQPL from the exons ATGGATTCTCTGCGTGCGTTGCACTGTTATTCTATTGCCAACGCTAAATATGCATACCCATACCGCCATATTCCGAGCACGAGGCGCGGCAGAAGTCTGGGAAAACTGAAATTCATTGAACCCAGATTGATATTGGAGCCCCAAGGGATTCCGGGTTCCATAATGAGCCGACCAACAAGAGGAATTTCCTCTCGAATAATATGCGGCGTATCTTCTGTTGAAACCAG GGAGGGAGagaagaaaggaaagaaaaaaagatcaGCACGTgaaaatttgaagctgaagATTTGCCTTGATCACCAAGTTGAATTCGGTGAGCACATTGCGATTTTGGGATCAACAAAAGAACTGGGGTCATGGAAGAAGAATGTGATGATGGACTGGACAGAAAAAGGATGGGTTTCTGAAATGGAATTTAAGGGGGGTGAGCCTATAGAGTTCAAATTTGTAATTGTTGGAAAGGATAAGAATCTACTTTGGGAAACTGGGGATAACCGGGTCTTGAAACTTCCAGCAGGAGGAAGTTTTGAGATGGTTTGCCAGTGGAACCTGACAGATAAGCCTCTGGAATTGTTGCCTTTGGATTCAGAAGGGGAGTATGAAGCAGAAGTGCTGGCTGACAATGGATCTGTAGTTACTGAAGATTCTACTGAACTGGACATGCAGTCGAGCGCTTTTGTGGAGCAGTGGCAAGGGAAGGCTGTATCCTTTGTCCGTTCAAAGGATCAGCTGGACATGGAAAAGAATAGGAAGTGGGATACATCAGGTCTTGCAGAGATTCCGCTAAAGCTAGTGGAAGGCGACAAGAATTCTCGAAATTGGTGGCGAAAG CTTGAAGTTGTGCGTGACCTAATTGTTGATAATGTGGAAAGTGCACATCGCCTTGAGGCTCTTACATATTCAGCTATATATCTGAAG TGGATAAACACAGGGCAAATTCCTTGTTTTGAAGATGGTGGTCATCATCGGCCAAATAGACATGCTGAAATTTCCAGGCTTATATTCCGTGAACTAGAAAGAATCTTGGGCAGGAAAGATGCAACACTTCAG GAAATACTTGTAATCCGCAAGATCCATCCGTGTTTGCCGTCTTTTAAAGCAGAGTTTACTGCATCTGTCCCTTTAACAAGAATCAGGGATATTGCTCATAGAAATGACATCCCTCATGACCTTAAG CAAGATATCAAACATACAATACAAAACAAGCTTCATCGCAATGCTGGCCCAGAAGATTTAGTTGCAACCGAACTTATGCTTGAAAGGATAACTAAAAATCCTGGAGAATATAGTGAAGCATTTATTGAACAGTTCAAGATATTCCATCATGAACTAAAAGATTTCTTCAATGCTGCAAG TCTTGGGGAGCAACTGGAATCTATACGAGAATCATTGGATGAAAAAAGCTTATCAATTCTTTCATTGTTCTCCGAGTCCAAAAAG GCCTTGGATGAAATGGGTGAAATAAGCAATGTTTCTGAGAGTGGAGTAATTGCACTTCTAGTGAATACATTACAATCTTTAAATGCCCTCCGTGAGGTAGTTGTTAAGGGTCTTGAAAGTGGCCTTAGAAACGATGCTCCTGATGCTGCTATTGCAATGCGCCAAAAG TGGCGCCTTTCTGAGATTGGGCTAGAAGACTATGCATTTGTTCTTTTGAGCAG GTTCATCAACTCACTTGAAAATCTGGGAGGAGCTCAATGGCTTGTGGAAAACGTAGATCCAAAGAATGTCAGCAAGTGGAATAATCCAATTGTTGGGCTCATGGTTGGCATTCACCAACTAGGTTTTTCTGGTTGGAAGTCAGAAGAATGTGAAGCTATTGGAAATGAGCTTTTGTGTTGGAAACAAAGGGGCTTTTTAGATATGGAAG GTGGTGAAGATGGTAGGAAAATATGGGCACTAAGACTAAAAGCCACTCTTGACAGATGTAGGAGGCTGACTGAAGAGTATTCCGAGGCACTTCTTCAGTTATTACCTGAGAAAGTCCAG ACGTTAGGAAAAGCTTTGGGGATTCCTGAAAATAGCGTGAGAACATACACTGAAGCTGAGATTCGTGCTGG AGTGGTTTTTCAGGTTTCAAAGCTGTGTACCCTACTGCTAAAGGCTGTTAGAAGGACGCTTGGGTCACATGGGTGGGATGTCCTCATTCCAGGAGATTCTTATGGAAAGTTAATACAG GTGGATAGAATAGTCCCAGGTTCACTGCCTTCATCTGAAACTGGACCTGTCATTCTTGTTGTCAGCAAGGCGGATGGGGATGAAGAG GTAACAGCTGCTGGGAGTAACATAGCTGGCGTTATACTTCTGCAAGAGTTGCCTCATTTATCTCATCTTGGCGTTAGGGCCCGACAG GAAAAAGTTGTATTTGTGACttgtgaagatgatgaagaaatcaGTAATTTACAAGGGTTGATTGGAAAATATGTCAG GCTGGATGCATCATCAACAGGTGTGAAGTTAAACCCCTCTTCACAAGAGAACAGTAGCAGTATCCGTTCCGTGGAAAATTCCACTGAAGGCTCCTTGACAAACATGGCCGTATCAAACAACAGCTCTTCTGCAGTTACTAATTTGACACAG GTTGCATCTACTGGAGGTGTCGTGCCACTTGCTGATGCAGATATACAAAGTTCGGGGGCGAAGGCTGCTGCCTGTGCTCATTTGGCCTCTTTGTCATCGGCTTCTCAAAAAG TTTATAGTGATCAAGGGGTGCCAGCGTCATTTAATGTGCCTACTGGAGCTGTTATACCTTTTGGGTCTATGGAGATGGCTCTAGAACAAAGCAAGTGCATGGAAACCTTCACGTCTCTTGTGGAACAGATAGAAACGGCTCAAGTTGAGGGCGGTGAACTTGATAGACTCTGTAATGAAATCCAGGAGTTGATCACTTCACTAAAGCCTCCAACGAACGTCATCGAGACCTTAGGAAGTATGTTTCCTGGCCAAACACGGTTAATCGTACGCTCGAGTGCTAATGTTGAGGACCTGGCTGGGATGTCTGCGGCTGGCCTATATGAATCAATTCCCAATGTCAGCCCTTCAAATCCAATAGTTTTCGGGCATTGTGTAAGCCGTGTTTGGGCATCACTTTACACCCGCAGAGCAGTGTTAAGCCGCAGAGCTGCTGGTGTTCCCCAAAAGGATGCAGCGATGGCTGTGTTGGTGCAAGAAATGCTTTCGCCGGATCTTTCCTTTGTGCTCCACACCCTAAGCCCGACAGACCATGACCAGAATTCTGTTGAGGCTGAAATAGCATCAGGACTAGGCGAAACTCTTGCCTCCGGCACAAGGGGCACTCCCTGGCGCCTTTCCAGCGGGAAATTTGACGACAAGGTGCAGACACTGGCGTTTGCCAATTTCAGCGAGGAGATGGTAGTTCATGGCACCGGTCCAGCTGACGGGGAGGTCATTCGGTTAACTGTGGATTACAGCATGAAGCCATTGACAGTGGACCCAGTTTTCAGGCATCAACTCGGGCAGCGACTTGGAACCGTTGGTTTCTTCCTAGAGCGCAAATTCGGGTGCCCTCAAGATGTGGAAGGATGTCTCGTCGGAAAAGACATTTTCATTGTACAGTCTCGCCCCCAGCCATTGTAA
- the LOC116017553 gene encoding putative pentatricopeptide repeat-containing protein At3g15130 has product MAKCDIVMLQRQSLAEALRACAKNLLFHQGKLVHGAAVRRGYGFDLMINNDLIHMYAKCSRVKWARNVFDKMPTRNVVSWTALMCGYLQGGNAEESLLLLPQMMVHSDAKPNEFTFSTNIKACGILGAIEKGRQIHSFCGKSGFEWYPVVGNSMIDMYARCGKIDEAEKIFYAMPHRGQITWNVMIAGYALEGMGDKSLILFKQMQEHGETPDNFTFASTFKACTAFRAIHEGNQIHAFLIVRGFPISSDRVISGALIELYVKCGSLFEAQKVFDLAVQKGIVSWTALIVGYAQEGNLAKASDMFRELRASELPMDGILLSSLMGVFADFALIELGKQLHCYSIKVPCGLNTPVLNSAIDMYLKCGFIEEAERLFDDLQAKSVISWTAMITGYGKYGLGTKAVELFKRMESDNFEPDDVAYLSMLTACSHSGLIEESQKYFSKLCNERRVKPRVEHYSCMVDALGRAGRLTEAKNLIESMPVEPNIEIWQTLLSACRTHKNVEVGGEVGEMLLRLDGDNPVNYVMLSNLYAEANHWRECENLRNLAKTKGLKKEAAQSWVEVKKKMHFFYNRDERHPDMKAIHEILKEMERKMKIELGYEHAIRFSLHDVEEESREESLMFHSEKLAIGLALLSGEESGNKAKPIRIFKNLRVCGDCHEFIKGLSKILNKVFLVRDANRFHKFENGACSCRDYW; this is encoded by the coding sequence ATGGCCAAGTGCGATATTGTAATGCTTCAGAGGCAAAGCTTGGCGGAAGCTTTAAGGGCATGTGCCAAGAATTTGCTGTTTCATCAGGGAAAGCTAGTTCATGGCGCAGCGGTTAGAAGGGGTTATGGATTTGATTTGATGATAAATAACGACCTTATTCATATGTATGCAAAATGCAGTAGAGTGAAGTGGGCACgcaatgtgtttgataaaatgcctacAAGAAATGTGGTTTCATGGACAGCTTTAATGTGTGGGTATTTACAGGGTGGTAATGCGGAAGAGTCACTGTTACTTCTACCTCAGATGATGGTTCATTCGGATGCAAAACCTAATGaatttactttctcaaccaacaTCAAGGCGTGCGGGATTCTTGGTGCTATCGAAAAAGGAAGGCAGATTCATAGTTTTTGTGGGAAAAGTGGCTTTGAATGGTACCCAGTTGTTGGGAATTCAATGATTGATATGTATGCAAGATGTGGGAAAATAGACGAGGCCGAAAAGATTTTTTATGCAATGCCTCATAGAGGTCAGATAACTTGGAATGTGATGATAGCAGGATATGCACTAGAAGGTATGGGCGAtaaatctttaattttgttCAAACAAATGCAAGAACATGGAGAAACGCCTGACAACTTCACATTTGCCAGCACCTTCAAAGCTTGTACTGCTTTCAGAGCTATCCATGAAGGAAATCAAATTCATGCTTTTCTAATTGTGAGGGGATTTCCCATTTCAAGCGACCGAGTTATTTCTGGTGCACTCATCGAACTGTATGTCAAATGTGGGAGCTTATTTGAAGCACAGAAAGTGTTTGATCTAGCAGTACAAAAAGGTATTGTTTCTTGGACAGCACTGATTGTAGGTTATGCTCAAGAAGGCAATTTAGCGAAGGCCTCAGACATGTTCAGAGAGCTTAGGGCGAGTGAACTTCCCATGGATGGGATTCTTCTCTCTAGCTTGATGGGTGTTTTTGCTGATTTTGCTCTTATTGAGCTGGGGAAGCAGCTACACTGTTATTCCATCAAAGTGCCATGTGGTTTAAATACACCAGTGCTTAATTCAGCCATTGATATGTATTTAAAATGCGGGTTTATAGAGGAAGCTGAAAGACTTTTCGATGATTTGCAGGCGAAGAGTGTAATCTCTTGGACAGCGATGATAACGGGCTATGGCAAGTATGGACTTGGCACAAAAGCAGTGGAACTCTTCAAGAGAATGGAATCGGACAATTTCGAGCCAGATGATGTTGCCTACCTTTCCATGCTTACAGCTTGCAGTCATTCAGGACTAATCGAAGAAAGCCAAAAATACTTTTCGAAACTGTGCAATGAACGTCGGGTGAAACCTCGGGTGGAGCACTATAGTTGCATGGTTGATGCCCTAGGTCGTGCTGGGCGCTTAACAGAAGCCAAGAATCTTATAGAGAGTATGCCGGTAGAACCAAATATAGAGATATGGCAGACACTGCTAAGTGCATGTAGAACGCATAAGAATGTCGAAGTGGGAGGGGAAGTAGGGGAGATGCTATTGAGGTTGGATGGTGACAACCCGGTTAATTATGTAATGCTGTCAAATCTATATGCTGAGGCAAACCACTGGAGAGAGTGTGAAAATCTAAGGAATCTGGCGAAGACGAAAGGCTTAAAGAAGGAAGCAGCGCAGAGCTGGGTGGAGGTGAAGAAAAAGATGCACTTTTTCTACAACAGAGATGAGAGACACCCAGACATGAAAGCCATCCACGAGATTCTGAAAGAGATGGAGAGGAAAATGAAAATAGAGTTGGGGTATGAACACGCAATCAGGTTTTCGTTGCATGATGTAGAAGAGGAATCAAGGGAGGAGAGCTTGATGTTTCACAGCGAGAAACTGGCAATCGGATTGGCATTGCTTAGTGGAGAAGAGAGTGGAAACAAGGCAAAACCCATTCGTATTTTCAAGAACCTGAGAGTTTGTGGAGATTGCCATGAGTTCATCAAGGGTTTGTCCAAGATTTTGAATAAAGTTTTCCTGGTAAGAGATGCTAACAGGTTTCACAAGTTTGAGAATGGTGCATGCTCTTGTAGAGACTATTGGTGA